The following is a genomic window from Aricia agestis chromosome 12, ilAriAges1.1, whole genome shotgun sequence.
aaattttatcaacttgtcacgtgggcagagccacgattgaaaactagtattgcttacatacacaagttaactatagtcaatgtcacagtaaattagcctctcaactggtcgttcttaaaattgttaatttcttaaattacttttatgttcctatttcggtgtatttgatttgtccgacactttgattattatgactatgggtttattattgtacctacttgattttaaacaataaaacttaaaaatacctactaccgaaacaattgttttattttgtgttcatacttaagttcagaagaaacacgctcacatgATGTCTGCTACAGTGACATAAACGAAAATCTTCTTTCTTCCCTTCAACGCCTTCAAAACTTAtgtattcgttttatttttggccTTCGAAAGTTTGACCATGTTTCTAATTATCGATCTCAGCTCAAATGGCTCCCGATCAAGTTGCGTCGAAACTCTCACATACTTCACTTACTGTACAACATCCTTTTTAGTCCTTCTACTCCTAACTACCTCaaagtaaaattcaatttcctcGGTCATGACGATCCTATACTTCGCTCTGCAAACAAACTGACTCTTGCGTTTCCTTCTCACAATACTTCATTCTACGATTCTTCTTTCACCATCTCCGCTATTCGTCTCTGGAATTCCTTgcccgattttataaaaaaatcggaatCAATTATCATCTTTAagaaacgtttgaaagcacacTACCTAGATCAGGCTCAGTCCTTGTAAAACTCTTGGTGTTTtttgtacaattattttaatgttcttttattttttataatgtaggtttttaatgtaatgtaggtaattatatcaACATGTCTTTTTTAACCTAATTATATCTGTGTAAATTTGTGTAGTTCATTTGGctattttattatgtgtaatatattgtatttagtGTATGTGTATAtgtgtgtatatgtatgtatgtatgtgtgtatttttttttatttgtttaagtttagtactttaacattattttctgccaccatattttggttgcctggaagaaaccgctgaaagcggtaaggccgcctatttgctatgttccttgcctaatgttgtttttgttattttatatagtttataatgcaaataaagaatttataaataaataaataaaatgatcatatctatcataattatccttaatattttttagttagcctagcggacttacctaattataatttaaaatttaattaatctatgtaatatagggataacttgtttttaatgtctgttatgtactccaagttatagaaataagtatttcattttaatcgacttcataaagagggatgattctctatttatacatacatatcgtcactcctgtctctcattggggtagacagagaccacatcacgcaatgaatttattgggatctattatataggtacctatgtatgtatcgatataacatataaggttaggaggaagcaacaaactcaacagtttatggcgtacatacaaaaataatatacggtaccgatataatctcaaatatagtaaggagtcatttaattagtagaatgcatggaattaatatagtacaatatacggtattaatatatccatacatttaaatggatgtaggaaaaacgattaaatgcatggaacgaatacaaaaatatacaatgtgtcacatgatttccatcgagaacggaagcaaaaaaccagcgagaattatttgaaattgaatatctaattttcgtacgtaaacaaaatttctcgtcgacaatagaattcacatgacagcaatgtaactatattcgcacgaataacaattaaaaagtcattggaaatggtagacgccatagggttcgactttgaaaagacgcaacaagtcttcggcgatttaaatatatatatatatatatatatatatatatatatatatatatatatatatcttaatatatatatttcttgtgtgcgtgtgtatgtgactgaactcctcctaaacgactggaccaattttgatgaaattttttgtgtgtgttcgtggagattcgagaatggtttagatttacagtttggtctactggaaaatgttttttcaattaatttcttatttataaggagttgttgattttggaatgttttacattagatccggcggacggcgctatcatcgcattcaatattattctatttcaattttagtttgtcctgacagatggtgctacgattaatttgaaaaaaaaattgttattcaattcatgtgctgattaaaatattaaataaataacacataggctacaattttaaccgactttcaaaatgggggaggtgttatgttcgttttcttatattcaacgattactccgccgtttgttaaccgattttcaaaatttttcttttggtatatagggtatcatcccaatttggtattatattcagaaaagtggtgatctgatgaaggatccataagtaatcgagggaactcctcaaaacttatagggaaacatatggtgacttcggtttcgtgagaagtattctaagcatatgctaccaacaagtaagattttgcaccgagatatacctggtataccgtggttcggaaggtgctgagagaattcctgattctttatagatacaagtttgggagtttcggcgttgttttaaaaacagaaagcatatgctactatgcaaattacattcttcatcatcatcatcatcatcatcatcactaccatattataccatttcatagtcttttagatcgagactcgagtttgtcaagcgataattaaaaaaaatctatatctacctaatattataaacctgaagagtatgtttgcttgaacgcgtcaatctcagaaactacaggtccgatttaaaaacttatctcagtgttagatagatcatttatcgagtaagactcatcatttatcgagaaggttatattatattattactctaagactaatacgacagaagaaactcaggaaaatgtgggaaaaacgggggaaatattttttatgggaaaatgtacctacggattctgtaaaatttctaattaacgcgggcgaagccgcgcgggacatctagtatatatatatatatatatatatatatatatatacaagaattggtcGTTTATAGATATAATTTAGATATAATATGGCCTTTCTTATCTAAACTCTTTAACTGTTTTAGATCGTATCACATATGTGTGTGTAACGTCGTCGTGTGCAAGTACGAAGTCTTCCCACTACGTCCCATACAAAGATAACCGCGCGTCCagttagttattttatttacttaaattaatatttattatcttaaAGGGTATATCACAGTCTTATTCATAAACGAAGAACAAGACTAATTAACACAATATGTGAATGACTAAGTTGTAGTCAGGAAGTTTTCGTTAACCCTTTATAGAATTTTTGTGTAccctttattttaaaacattcttTGTCCATCCTATACCATAGTAGTTTTTGTATAGGAAAGGTTTTTTGCCTTTCGCTTATttagtaatataaattataatttaaactatTCAGAGTTGCGTTATGAGTTGAAGAGGAATCATTCGACGGATACGATAACAATACGCAGTAACTCACGCTCGTCCAGCAAATATTCAGTCCGGTCATATGAACCtagtaagttttttaaattattaaaatgtattttattacctagatgacgcccgcaactttttTGCGACAAAATcgtctatcgcgcgggaaccgtacatttttccgggataaaaagtatcctatgtcctttccctggactcaaagtatttccataccaaatttcagcaaaatcggttcagcggtttgggcgtgaagaggtaacagacagacagacagacacactttcgcatttataatattatgtatccaagggcgtcgccagccgatggcgcagggggggggggggggggggcaagttgactttacctactacaattcatacttttctcattctctataaatgagaaaagtaggtacgAATTGTatgtaaagtcgacagcacatgaaggttttcacttgtactacgagccttacatctacagcgattgtaaaaacagtatcttagtactatataaatataatatattctgtgacagtacaaagtccaatgtgtaaagctacgagcacgagctcttgactatgcaataaaaaacttgtaaataagttataataacattgttttttttaaattatcagattttaatttatagtggtcgttgcttgcattatatttggcaacttttttagaatctctagggggggcagctgcccctctttgcccccccttggcgacgcccttgtatgTATCGATATGGATGTAGTTATAGCTAGAGGAGGTAATTGTTTTATCCACATGATGATACTTCTGTGTAACATGGGAAAATACATTTATTagtgttgtttatttttatgtaatatttaagTCATTCAAGTGACTTGTAGATCAGCTGTCACTGAGGTATTGAGGTGCTAACTATATTGTTTCAGTTCCTCACAGTAGGATAGAGATAGACATTCGAAATGGCGCACATTCAAGACCAGCTTCACCAAATATTAATTTCGTGAGACTAAATTGTGAGTTACTGGACTCCTTATATTCACTATAACGTCAGGAGTGTTTTAAATCAGACAAAACATCTGAACGAAGTTAAGACTTCTTTatcaaaaaacaatttaaaattaatctttACAATAGATGTTTAccgatttcaaaataataattatatatatttttttaatttattgaatgtTTTGCTTTTATTTAGATCGTCCAAGATCTATTGGTTCAGCCAACAGAAGTTATAAAATTGATAAAGAGAATGCCTGCAGTAGAAAATGCAATGCTGAAACTGTACAGCATACCAGCAACATCAGTTTGGCAAGTAAGAAAAGTGGGACTTTGAAACATTTCTAACAGAGAGAGAATActagagtaaaaaaaaaatatttcgtgagagtacttgtactatttagataatagtacaagtactctCACGAAATATTCTGTGGTGAGAGTTAGAAATAAGGTGTTAATTTCTATGCGTTACAGATTGGTCTTAGCTTTTTTTAATGTGCCTTAAACAaattctattaaatatttaagtacttaaactacgttagtaagtacttacatacaagTAAGTAAATTTTCTTCATAGGTGATGATACTATTGCGAAGGAAACAGCTAGTCAAAACTCCataaaaggaaaattaaataTTGGAAGACAGTCGAGACCACTCACAAGTAAATATTCAGTTTCTATTTAGTATTTTCCGTTATCATCTTGGTATACGAATTACGAAATATTACTCTTTTAAGTTCAAActaaatagaaataataataatatattatgatagtgCACGGCATGCGCGCGGCCTGTTGCTGGAACTCGGCCTGCGCACTGCCTGGATGCGCTTTGGTGCTTTGTGTAATTTTCATGGTCGAATTTTCTATAGGGACGGAATTTCATCCAAGACCCATTTCTATTCCAGAACCTGTTGGAGTATGGAAAGGTAATGGCAAAGTCATAATATACATATCTAACACCTTACTATTACCATCCTAGCAATAATCTTTTTTAAACACCAACTAGTTCTCCTTTCTTCGTCACGCAATTCAAGGACGAAGATTGTAGAGCGCTATTAACAGGATGGTCGTC
Proteins encoded in this region:
- the LOC121732734 gene encoding uncharacterized protein LOC121732734, whose amino-acid sequence is MYRITYVCVTSSCASTKSSHYVPYKDNRASKLRYELKRNHSTDTITIRSNSRSSSKYSVRSYEPIPHSRIEIDIRNGAHSRPASPNINFVRLNYRPRSIGSANRSYKIDKENACSRKCNAETVQHTSNISLASDDTIAKETASQNSIKGKLNIGRQSRPLTRTEFHPRPISIPEPVGVWKATTTPMRGTAVPNAEPSIEEWNLLHKSSRLSSLKHRSVSSNRTPRRRITRGSSQHNFKPQLEDIQSSFLILNKE